GAACGGGGGCACGGTGAGCGGAGCGGGCGCACAGTGGCGCAGCGCGGGTCAGGCCAACGCGCGCCTGCGCACCGCGAGCAGCACAGCGCCCGCGAGCAGCAGCACCCCGACCACCCCGGCCGCGGGTGCGAGCGCGGCGCCCGTCGCGGGCAACCGGTCCGGCCCGGCGCCCGACGCCGGCGCACCGGCGGTCGGCCCCGGCTCCGCCGGCGCGGGCTCGGCCGTGGCCGGCTCCTCGGTCGGCTCCTCGCTGGGCTCCGGGCCCGCCGTGGGCTCGTCCGTCGGCACCTCGGCCGGCGGGTCCGCCGGCGCCGGGAGCGCCAGCGCGACGACCGGCTCGAGCTCGGTCTCGAACAGGCGCGGCCAGGGCAGCGCGACGTGCGTCGAGACGAGGTCCCCGATCGTCGCGCTCACCCCGTCCACGCCGGGCAGGACGACGACGTCGCGGCCGGCGAAGTGCGTCGCGTGGAACTCCTCGGTGAGCGGGACGAGCCGCTCGGCGACGAACGCCTCCATGACGACGGCCTGCTCGTCGGTGAGGCCGAAGACGTTCCACCCGCCGGCCTGCGCGGCGGCGTAGGCCGCGGGCTGGACGTCGTTCTTCCAGCGGTCGTCGAGCACGAACCGGTGCAGGAGGTAGCTCACGTGGACCTGCGCCTGCTCCAGCGCCTCCTCCGCGGTGACGTCGGCGGGCAGGCTCTCGAGGTAGGACCACCGGGCGAACCCGTGGCCGGTGGCGATGCCGAGCGCGTTGCCGGCGGTGTTCCACGCCGAGTAGGCGAGCAGCGAGGCGAGCTCGACCGACTCCTCCAGCCGGTCGGTGAGCGCCCGCTCGGCCCGGTTGACCTCGAGCGCGTCGAGGACGATGACGTCCTCCCCCGCTGCCTGCAGCTCGGCGACGCGGGCGACGAACGCGTCGAGGTCGGCCGCGCGGTCACCGCCCTCGGCCGTGGGCGTGTTGACCATGAGCCGGATGTCGGGGTCCTGCGTGACGACCGTGCCGCCGGCGGCCACGACGTGCCGCTCGATGTTCTCCTCGTACGTCGTGTCCTCGAACGGCGCGACCCAGTCGGCGCCCGGGATGCCGGAGTACTCCACGGCCACCGTCGGGCTCGTCCCGTTGCGCTGCTGGACGAACCGGCTCACGAGCGTCGCGTCGACCTCGTCGGCGCCGGGGAAGATCTGGACGACGTCCTGCACGCCGAGCTCGGCGACCAGCGCGCGCAGCTCCTCGCGCTCGGCCCGGTGCAGACCGTGGGGGGCGGCGTCGTCCTGGGCGAGGACGAGGTGGTCGACCACGCCCTCGGCGGCCCACTCGACGAGCATCCGGTTGATCTGGTGGTTGCGCTCGCGCGCCGCCACGTAGTCGGCGAGCACGTCGTCGGGGATCTGGGCGCGGATCGCCTCCAGGTCCGCCCGCAGCTCCTCGTGGCCGAGGTTCTCCACCCGGTCGGTGAGGATCGCCCACTGCTGGATGAGCGTGTAGTACAGCTCGGCGTTCTCCCCGAGGGCCGACAGCGCGAGGCGCTGGATCGTGTCGTAGACGAAGATCGGCGTCCCGGGGTTCTGCTCGCGCAGCTCGCGGAGCACCGAGACCCGCTCGCGGGCCTCCTCGGCCGTGGCGGCCACGCCGGTGCGCGAAGCGATGAGCCCGCCGTAGGCGAGCATGCTCACCGAGACGACGTAGCCGTCGGCGTCGTCCTGCTCGAGCAGCCACTGCCCGACGGCGTCGCCGTCACCCGGCGTGGTGAAGGTGCCGATGAGCTCGTCGGGCGGGAAGAGGGTGGCGACGTCCGCCGTCGCCGCCGTCATCTGCGGGAAGTAGACGTTCGCCGGCCGGTCGTCGAGCGGGACGACGACGAGCGTGGCCTCGTCGTCCGGCACGGGCGCGGCGCCCGCGGGCACCGCGAGGGCGGTGGTCGCGAGCGCCGCGGTGGCCAGGGCGGCCAGGGCACGGCTGGTGGTTCGGTGGGTCATGCAGGGGTCCTCACGTCGTCGTGGGTGGGTGCCTCAGCCCTTGAGGCCGGTCTGGGCCAGGCCCTGGATGAACTGGCGCTGGGCGAAGATGAAGACGACGAGCACCGGGATCACCGTGAGCGTCGTCGCGGCGAGCTGGACGTTCCAGATCGGGCCGCCGTAGGCGTCGACGTACTGCGTCAGCGCCTGGGGAAGGGTGAAGTTCTCCCGGCTGGAGAGGAACACGATCGGCTCGAGGTACATGTTCCAGGACTTGAGGAACATGAAGATCGCGACCGCGGCCACCGCCGGGCGGGCGAGCGGGAAGGCGATCCGCCAGAAGATGCCGAACCGGCTCAGGCCGTCCATCCGCCCGGCCTCCTCCAGCTCACCCGGCAGGCCGAGGAAGAACTGGCGCATGATGAACGTCGCCAGCACGCTCGGCGCCCCGAGGATCGGGATGACGATGAGCGGCCAGTGCGTGTCGATGAGCCCGAGGGTGTTGACCATCCGGAACAGCGGCACGATCGTCACCTCGATCGGCACGAGCAGCCCGATGAGCACGACGACGAACAGCAGGTTCGCGCCCGGGAAGCGCACCCGGGCGAACGCGTAGCCGGCCATCGAGGAGAAGAGGATCGTGCCCACCGTGACGAGGGCGGCGATGTACAGGCTGTTCCAGTACTGCTGGGCGAACGGCTGGAGCTCGAAGACCTGCCGGTAGGGCTCGAGCGAGGGGCTCGCGGGCCACAGGGTGGGCGGCACGCGCAGGATCTCGCTCGTCGTCTTCATGCTCGACGTCGCCATCCACCACGTCGGGAAGAGGAACGGCACGGAGGCGACCGCCATGACGGCGACCAGCACCCAGCGCCAGGGGCGGCGGCGCACACGGCTCGCCCGCGGGGCGGAGTCCGGCCCGGGGGCGAACGTCGTCTCCCCGACGGCCTTGTCGACGACGTCAGACTTCATGGAACACCCACCGCTTCCGGGTCTGCCACTGAACGAGCGTCAGGGCGAGCACGATGACGAACAGCAGGACGGCGATCGCGCTCGCGTAGCCGAACTGGTTGAACTCGAAGGCCTGGCGGTACAGGTAGTAGACGAGCACCGTCGTCGAGTTGCCCGGCCCGCCGTTGGTGAGGACGTCGATGAGCGCGAACGTCTCCAGCGAGCCGACGATCGTGAGGATCGAGACGAGCAGCACGGTCGGGGAGATCATCGGCATGACGATCGACCAGAACCGGCGCCAGGGCCCCGCGCCGTCGAGCCTCGCGGCCTCCTGGATCTCCTCGGGCACGCCCTGGAGCGCGGAGAGGAACAGGATCATGTTGAGCCCGACGTTCTTGAAGACCTGGACGACGACGACGGCGACCATCGCCGTGACGTTCCCGCGCAGCCAGTTCGGCCCGTCGACGCCGAAGAGCCCGACGAAGGAGTTGATGCCGCCGTCGGCCTGGAGCAGGAAGCCCCACACGATCGTCCACGCCACGAGGGACACGACGACCGGGGAGAAGAACGCGACCCGGAAGAACGTCGTGCCCGGCAGCTTCTGGTTGAGCAGCACGGCGAGGAACAGCGCGAGGCTGATGTTGAGGACGACGACGCCGAGGGAGAACCATCCGCTGGCGACGAGCGAGTCGTGCAGGGAGGAGTCCTCGAGCATCCGCTCGTAGTTCGCAGCACCGGCGAAGGTGAACGTGCCGGCGAGGACGTTCCACTCGTGCAGCGAGTACCAGATCACCGCGATGAGCGGGCCGACGACGAACAGCAGGCTGCCCGCGATGACCGGCGCGGTGAACGCGTAACCCCAGGCGGCGTCCCGCCGCCGCCAGGCGGACCGGCGCTGCCGGCCCGCCTGGCTTCCGGTGATGACCGACATCAGCCCTCGAGGAGGGGTTCGATCGTCGAGCAGAGGTCCCCGAGCACGGTCTCGACGTCTGCGGACGGGTTCCACAGCGAGTCGAGCTCGCCGCGCACGGCGGCGTCGAGCTGGGCGAAGTTGCTGTGCGCGGGCTTCACCTGGGCGCCGACGATGCTGCTGATGACGGCGCTCTCGAGCTGCTCGGGCGACAGCAGCGGGTTGGCGGCGCCGAGGACGTCGGCGGTGAGGAGGGACTCACGCGGCGGCGGGAAGTAGGCGGCGAGCTTCTCCGCGCTCTCCGGGCTGGTGAAGTAGGCGAGGAAGTCGGCCGCGATCTCGGGGTTCGCGCCGTTCTCCAGCACGCCGATGCCGGCCTGGCCGATGACGCTCTGCTGACCGGCGGGGCCGGCCGGGAGCGGCACGACGTCCCACTCGAAGGAGCCGTCGAGGGAGGACGCGCGGGAGATCTGGGTGATCGTCATCGTCACGTCGCCGGCGAAGAAGTCCGCGGCGGTGCCCGGGCCGGGCATGGCGCCCTGGGTGAAGACGGCGTCGTGGAACCAGGTCATCACGTCGACCATGGCCGGGTCGGTGAAGGTGCACTGGGTGCCGTCGGCCGACCACGGGGTGGCCTCCCAGCCGCCCCAGATGGTGGCGAGGTTGCCCCAGGCGGAGTAGTCGAAGTCGCGCACGACGAGCCCCGCCCCGCCGAGCGCCTCGGCGCTGGCCGCCGAGATGTCGCGGGCGGCGTCGAAGGTCCACCCGCCCTCGGCGAGCAGGTCGGCCGGGTTGGCCTGGCCGGACTCGGCGATGCGGTCGGTGTTGACGAACACGACGAACGGGGAGTTGGAGAACGGGTAGGCGAACAGGCCGTCGCCGTCGGACCACAGGTCGAGGGAGGAGTCGAGCAGGTCGTCGTAGGCGTAGCCCTCGGCGCCCTCGAGCGCCGGCTTGATGTCGGCCAGCGCCCCGCTCGAGACGAACTCCGGCGCCGTGTTCTCGAAGATCCACGCGAGGTCGGGCGGGTTGCCGCCGGCGAGCTGGGTGGTGAGCGTCGTCGTGTAGTCCTCGAAGGGCAGCGGCTCGAAGGTGACGCTGGCGACGGTCTCGGGGTTCGCCTCGACGTACTCGGCGGCGATCTCGTCGAAGAGCGCGAGCTGGCTCTCGTCGGCGGTCCAGACGGTCATGCGCAGGTCGACGGGGGCGTCCGGGGTGGCCTCGGAGGCGCCGTCGTCGCCCGCGCCGCAGGCGGCGAGGGAGCCCACGCCGAGCGTGAGGACGGCGAGGGTGGTGATCAGAGTTCGACGGTGAACCATCTTCTCTCCTTCTGTACGGGGTTGGCCGAGCACCGGGCGGCGTCGGCGGAGGGGGTGACGGGCCGGGTCAGTAGCCGTAGACGCCGTCCGGCCAGTGGAGCTCGACGCCGTCGGCGATGAGCCGCGACTGGAGCTGGTCCACGAGCGCGGGCTCGGCGTGGACCTGGTGGGGAGTCGTACGGTCCTGCAGGGAGGTCGCGGCGAGGACGCCCGCGACCTCGCCGATGTTCCACTCGACCGGGTGGAGGCGGTAGCAGCCGTTGGTGATGTGGGTGGTGCCGATGTTCTTGGCCGCGGCCAGCAGGTTGGTGACCCGCTGGGGGATGAGGGCGCCGAGCGGGATCTCGAAGGGCGCCGAGCCGACGTCGACGTAGTTGTCGCCGCCGGTGGAGGGGTGCAGGTCGATGCGGTACATGCCCACGCCCACGCTGTCGGGGTAGCGGCGCGAACCCTGGTCGCCGCGGATCGCGAGGGAGACGTCCTGCTCGCGGATGGTCTCCAGGGCGCGGATGCGGCGGCCCTCGCGGTGGTAGGGGGCCATCGCCAGGCCGTCCTCGGTGCCCATGACGTCCGGGCGCAGGCGCAGGCCGGGCCAGCCGGTGCCGCCGTCGGGACGGGGTGCCTCGGTCTGCATCCAGTAGAGCATCGAGAGGCTGAGCTGGCGGGCGTCCTCGAGCCGGGCGGCGGCGACGTCGTCGTCCACGTCGATGACGGGACCCTCGAAGTAGTCGATGCTCGGCCAGTTGACCAGCGTGATGTCGCTGTCGTAGGTGCCGGGCTCGAAGAGGTCCTTGGCGGCGATGCGCCGGAAGGTCCACAGGTTCCCGTCACCCGGGTTGAGGCTCTGGTCGGCGAAGACCGACAGCGGCTCGTCGCCCGGGTTGGGCTCGAAGTGCCGCTCGACGATCTCCAGCGTGCGGGGGTGCGGGGCGGTCCAGCTCACGAGGTTGGCGCCCCAGAAGTCGGGCCGCACCGAGCGCCAGTGGTCGTACTGGGCCGGCCGCTCGATGGTGTTGTCCTCCCCCTCGACGTGGTCGAGGGCGAAGCAGATGGACAGCGCCTGGACGTTCTCCGGCTGGGCCTCGGCGGGCGCACTGGGCTCGCCGGTCTCGGCCGAGGACTCGAAGCCGGTGACGTACTCGGTGCCGGACAGGGGCAGCAGCTCCCCGGTCTCCGTGGCGTCCAGGACGTAGTCGGCGCCGATGGTGGTCCGCTCCCCCGTGCGCAGGTCCTCGAGGGTGACGGCGCGGATCGCGTCGCCGTCCATCTCGCAGGCGACGGGGCGGCGGTGCATGAGGATGCGCAGCCGTCCGCCGGAGACGTAGGGGGCGAGCATCTCGTCGATGACGGCGACGGCCACGCGCGGCTCGTGGCACAGCTTGCTCACCCAGCCGGCGCCGGGGTTGAGGTCGTGCTTGCGGCGGGCCGCCTCCTTGAGGGGGTAGGTGCGGCGGTAGTAGTCCCGGATGCCGTCGCGGAAGCGCCGGTAGGAGGCGGTGCAGCCGAAGTCCTCGATCCACGGGTGCTCGTCCGGCGGGACCGCCTGGGACGTCGACTGACCGCCGAGCCAGGCGAACTCCTCGGTGAGGACGACGTGCGCGCCGTGCCGGAGCGCGCCGAGGGCCGCGGCGACGCCGCCGAGACCTCCGCCGACGACGAGTACCTGGGTGCGAAGTTCCACCAGCTATGCCTTTCTGTTGGGCTCGGGCCGGGTGTCCGGCGCGGGGCACGGGGCGACGGTCGCCCCGTCGACGAGGGTGCAGGGGATGGAGACCTGGAGGTCGTCCGGGTCGGCGGGCTCCGCCGCCAGCTGGCGCAGGACGATGCGCAGCGCGTGCGCTCCCATCTCCCAGCGCGGGATGAGGAAGCCGGTCCAGTCGACGTCCTCGCCGTCGGGACGCTCGGGGTCCCCGAGGCGGGCGATGGACAGGTCGCGCGGGACGTCCAGGCCACGGGCGAGCGCGGCGCGGCGCAGCGGGGCGGCGAGGTCGGAGGTGACGACGGCGGCGGTCACTCCCCCGCCCTCGAGCGCGTCGAGGAGCTGGCCGGAGGTGAGGTCCGGCGCGTCGAAGGTCACCGGCTGCAGCCCGGCGGAGGACATCGCGTCGCGGTAGCCGCGGGCACGGTCCTCGATCGACTCGTGGCCGGTGAACTCGTTGACGAGCGCGATGCGTCGGTGGCCGAGGGCGAGCAGCCGCTCGACGACGGCGCCGGTCGCCTCCCCGTACGCGGCGGCCGCGTAGGGTGCCTGACCACCCGGGGCCTCGCGGCGCCCGACGAAGGCGAAGGGGAAGTCCTGGCGCAGGAGCTCGGTGAGGTCCTCCGGGTAGCTGCCGCGCCCGAGGAGCACGCAGCCGTCGGCCACGCGCAGGCGGGCGACCCGCCCGGTGGAGACGAGGCTCTTGCCCACGCGCCCGGACATCGAGGTGAACATGAGGAGGTCGACGCCGGAGCGCTCGGCCTCGTCCTCGACGCCCTCCATGAACGGGTAGTAGAAGTCGGCCGCCGCGTGGGGGAAGACCGGCTCGTAGGTGTAGATCCCGACGATCGAGCTGCGCCCGCCGGCGAGCCGCTGGGCGCTGGGGTTGGCCGCGTACCCGGTGACGGCGATCGCGTCGAGCACCTTGTCGCGGACCTCGGCGCTCACCCGGCGCTGGGCCACGCCCGTGCCGTTGAGGACCATCGACACCGTGGTCTGGCTGACGCCCGCGAGGCGCGCCACATCGGCCTGCGTCGCGCGCCGTCCCTTGACCACCATGTCGTCTCCTTCGACCTCGTGCTGCGCAAGAGAATCGGGTTTTGCGTAAAACCACAACCTCGCCACAGGCGCCGGGTCATGCGCACAACGTGATGATCCGTCCGACCGCTGTTCGCCCGGTGGCCGAAACCCTTGTTGTTTTGCGTATGACGCAGTTCGATGCCGAGCACACCGACGAGGTCCGTGAAGGCGCGGACCCGGACAGGAGAGGACCCGATGAGAACGAGAACACGGGGGACGCTCGCGCTCGCCGTCACCGCAGCGCTGGCCATGGGAGTGGTCGCCGGCGGCTCCGCGACCGCCGCCCCACCGACGGTGGTGGGCGCCGCTGTGAGCGAGGCGCCGACCCAGGAGGACCTCCCGGTCTTCCAGTACCAGGGCATCATCACCGACAAGGAGACGATGTCGTACAACCCGACCGACGAGTACATCTTCCCCAGCGTCTTCCACGCCGGGGCCCACCTGGAGGACCCCCTCGCCGAGTGGTACCTCTACCTCGGCCCGCACGACGCCCCGGGCGGCATCGTCCTCATGTACGCCGACTCACTCGCCGGCCCGTGGACGGAGCACGAGGGCGGACCGGTCATCGCCAACGAGTGGGACGACCACTACTCGGTCTCCCACGTGGCCACTGCCGAACCCTTCTGGCACCCGGAGGAGGACCGGCTCTACGTCTACTTCCACGGGGAGAACACGACGACGCGGTACGCGACGTCCTCGGACGGCGTCCACTTCGACTACGGCGGTGTCGCCGTGACGACCGCCCAGGGCGGGGAGGGGATCACCGAGACCTCCTACGCGCGGGTCTTCGAGCACCCCGACGCGACCTCGCCCTATGCGTACGCGATGTTCTACATGGACAACACGACGCAGGACATCCGGCGTATCCGCGTCGCGGAGTCCTACGACGGTCGCGAG
Above is a genomic segment from Georgenia wutianyii containing:
- a CDS encoding LacI family DNA-binding transcriptional regulator, translated to MVVKGRRATQADVARLAGVSQTTVSMVLNGTGVAQRRVSAEVRDKVLDAIAVTGYAANPSAQRLAGGRSSIVGIYTYEPVFPHAAADFYYPFMEGVEDEAERSGVDLLMFTSMSGRVGKSLVSTGRVARLRVADGCVLLGRGSYPEDLTELLRQDFPFAFVGRREAPGGQAPYAAAAYGEATGAVVERLLALGHRRIALVNEFTGHESIEDRARGYRDAMSSAGLQPVTFDAPDLTSGQLLDALEGGGVTAAVVTSDLAAPLRRAALARGLDVPRDLSIARLGDPERPDGEDVDWTGFLIPRWEMGAHALRIVLRQLAAEPADPDDLQVSIPCTLVDGATVAPCPAPDTRPEPNRKA
- a CDS encoding DUF4127 family protein, with the translated sequence MTHRTTSRALAALATAALATTALAVPAGAAPVPDDEATLVVVPLDDRPANVYFPQMTAATADVATLFPPDELIGTFTTPGDGDAVGQWLLEQDDADGYVVSVSMLAYGGLIASRTGVAATAEEARERVSVLRELREQNPGTPIFVYDTIQRLALSALGENAELYYTLIQQWAILTDRVENLGHEELRADLEAIRAQIPDDVLADYVAARERNHQINRMLVEWAAEGVVDHLVLAQDDAAPHGLHRAEREELRALVAELGVQDVVQIFPGADEVDATLVSRFVQQRNGTSPTVAVEYSGIPGADWVAPFEDTTYEENIERHVVAAGGTVVTQDPDIRLMVNTPTAEGGDRAADLDAFVARVAELQAAGEDVIVLDALEVNRAERALTDRLEESVELASLLAYSAWNTAGNALGIATGHGFARWSYLESLPADVTAEEALEQAQVHVSYLLHRFVLDDRWKNDVQPAAYAAAQAGGWNVFGLTDEQAVVMEAFVAERLVPLTEEFHATHFAGRDVVVLPGVDGVSATIGDLVSTHVALPWPRLFETELEPVVALALPAPADPPAEVPTDEPTAGPEPSEEPTEEPATAEPAPAEPGPTAGAPASGAGPDRLPATGAALAPAAGVVGVLLLAGAVLLAVRRRALA
- a CDS encoding carbohydrate ABC transporter permease, whose product is MAVASVPFLFPTWWMATSSMKTTSEILRVPPTLWPASPSLEPYRQVFELQPFAQQYWNSLYIAALVTVGTILFSSMAGYAFARVRFPGANLLFVVVLIGLLVPIEVTIVPLFRMVNTLGLIDTHWPLIVIPILGAPSVLATFIMRQFFLGLPGELEEAGRMDGLSRFGIFWRIAFPLARPAVAAVAIFMFLKSWNMYLEPIVFLSSRENFTLPQALTQYVDAYGGPIWNVQLAATTLTVIPVLVVFIFAQRQFIQGLAQTGLKG
- a CDS encoding FAD-dependent oxidoreductase — encoded protein: MVELRTQVLVVGGGLGGVAAALGALRHGAHVVLTEEFAWLGGQSTSQAVPPDEHPWIEDFGCTASYRRFRDGIRDYYRRTYPLKEAARRKHDLNPGAGWVSKLCHEPRVAVAVIDEMLAPYVSGGRLRILMHRRPVACEMDGDAIRAVTLEDLRTGERTTIGADYVLDATETGELLPLSGTEYVTGFESSAETGEPSAPAEAQPENVQALSICFALDHVEGEDNTIERPAQYDHWRSVRPDFWGANLVSWTAPHPRTLEIVERHFEPNPGDEPLSVFADQSLNPGDGNLWTFRRIAAKDLFEPGTYDSDITLVNWPSIDYFEGPVIDVDDDVAAARLEDARQLSLSMLYWMQTEAPRPDGGTGWPGLRLRPDVMGTEDGLAMAPYHREGRRIRALETIREQDVSLAIRGDQGSRRYPDSVGVGMYRIDLHPSTGGDNYVDVGSAPFEIPLGALIPQRVTNLLAAAKNIGTTHITNGCYRLHPVEWNIGEVAGVLAATSLQDRTTPHQVHAEPALVDQLQSRLIADGVELHWPDGVYGY
- a CDS encoding carbohydrate ABC transporter permease, producing MSVITGSQAGRQRRSAWRRRDAAWGYAFTAPVIAGSLLFVVGPLIAVIWYSLHEWNVLAGTFTFAGAANYERMLEDSSLHDSLVASGWFSLGVVVLNISLALFLAVLLNQKLPGTTFFRVAFFSPVVVSLVAWTIVWGFLLQADGGINSFVGLFGVDGPNWLRGNVTAMVAVVVVQVFKNVGLNMILFLSALQGVPEEIQEAARLDGAGPWRRFWSIVMPMISPTVLLVSILTIVGSLETFALIDVLTNGGPGNSTTVLVYYLYRQAFEFNQFGYASAIAVLLFVIVLALTLVQWQTRKRWVFHEV
- a CDS encoding ABC transporter substrate-binding protein; translation: MVHRRTLITTLAVLTLGVGSLAACGAGDDGASEATPDAPVDLRMTVWTADESQLALFDEIAAEYVEANPETVASVTFEPLPFEDYTTTLTTQLAGGNPPDLAWIFENTAPEFVSSGALADIKPALEGAEGYAYDDLLDSSLDLWSDGDGLFAYPFSNSPFVVFVNTDRIAESGQANPADLLAEGGWTFDAARDISAASAEALGGAGLVVRDFDYSAWGNLATIWGGWEATPWSADGTQCTFTDPAMVDVMTWFHDAVFTQGAMPGPGTAADFFAGDVTMTITQISRASSLDGSFEWDVVPLPAGPAGQQSVIGQAGIGVLENGANPEIAADFLAYFTSPESAEKLAAYFPPPRESLLTADVLGAANPLLSPEQLESAVISSIVGAQVKPAHSNFAQLDAAVRGELDSLWNPSADVETVLGDLCSTIEPLLEG